One genomic window of Tatumella citrea includes the following:
- the nadC gene encoding carboxylating nicotinate-nucleotide diphosphorylase: MPISHYAAEHCRQLLLERIQTEIPESVQLALKNAHPASTLPGDRPGQAIIVCKEDGIFCGKAWADEIFSQLDTSITVQWQVNDSDAIQAGQTLAIVNGPAAALLVAESVVVNFLQNLSGVATQINKLVEQLNGSQTRLIDSLSSTPGTNSLKYALLMGTKQSACLDFSDMIPLRENHIIACGSVLEAIENARWIDPDRPVEIEVTSQQQLSEASSAGANFILLNGFTTAEITTAVDFVRKNAAQTHLEAGGNISGDDLDELVRTGIGYVSADALIRHQRPLSISLQFQAAAS; the protein is encoded by the coding sequence ATGCCGATCAGCCATTACGCAGCAGAACACTGCCGCCAGTTATTACTGGAACGAATTCAAACAGAAATTCCTGAATCTGTTCAACTGGCACTTAAAAATGCGCACCCCGCATCTACCCTGCCAGGAGACAGACCAGGACAGGCCATTATTGTCTGTAAAGAAGACGGTATTTTCTGTGGAAAGGCCTGGGCAGATGAAATATTTAGCCAACTGGATACCAGCATCACTGTGCAATGGCAGGTCAACGATTCGGACGCTATTCAGGCCGGTCAGACACTGGCAATAGTAAATGGCCCGGCAGCAGCGCTGTTAGTTGCGGAGAGTGTGGTTGTTAATTTTTTACAAAATCTTTCCGGAGTTGCCACACAAATCAATAAGCTTGTTGAGCAACTGAATGGTTCCCAAACCCGGTTGATTGACAGCCTGAGCAGCACCCCCGGCACGAACAGTCTGAAATATGCTCTGCTCATGGGTACGAAGCAATCCGCCTGTCTGGACTTCAGTGACATGATTCCGTTGCGGGAAAACCATATTATTGCCTGTGGTTCAGTATTAGAAGCGATAGAAAATGCCCGCTGGATAGATCCGGACCGGCCGGTTGAAATTGAAGTGACATCTCAACAGCAGTTGTCAGAGGCGAGCAGTGCCGGAGCTAACTTTATTTTGCTTAATGGTTTTACTACAGCTGAGATCACAACTGCTGTCGACTTTGTCAGAAAAAATGCAGCACAAACTCATCTGGAAGCCGGAGGGAATATTTCCGGGGATGACCTTGATGAACTGGTCCGGACAGGCATCGGTTATGTATCAGCAGACGCCCTGATTCGCCACCAGAGACCTCTCAGTATATCGCTGCAATTCCAGGCTGCTGCCAGCTAA
- the ppdD gene encoding prepilin peptidase-dependent pilin codes for MHNQQGFTLTELMIVIAIIAILSAIGLPAYQNYLQKAAITDMLQLMMPYKTAIELCAMERGSVQNCNAETYGIPAEKGSRYSEKVTISNGQITLTGLETLKGLSVQLFPHWDAKKGDLQWYKKCQSENRLLLNNCQNQFRFSDQQEQL; via the coding sequence ATGCATAACCAGCAAGGATTTACGCTAACAGAGCTGATGATCGTGATTGCTATCATTGCAATCCTCAGCGCCATTGGGTTACCTGCTTATCAGAACTACCTGCAGAAAGCCGCTATCACCGATATGCTGCAACTGATGATGCCCTATAAAACCGCCATTGAGCTCTGTGCTATGGAAAGAGGCAGCGTGCAAAACTGCAATGCTGAAACCTATGGCATCCCCGCCGAAAAGGGCTCCCGTTACAGCGAAAAAGTGACCATCAGCAACGGGCAAATCACACTCACTGGCCTTGAAACCCTGAAAGGTTTAAGTGTGCAACTTTTCCCTCACTGGGACGCCAAAAAAGGGGATTTGCAGTGGTATAAGAAGTGCCAGAGCGAGAATCGCTTACTTCTGAATAACTGCCAGAACCAGTTCAGATTTAGTGATCAACAGGAGCAACTATGA
- the gspE gene encoding type II secretion system protein GspE: MTGLSLDILCRQLPACIISRDHQQLKLAVATQPSAEITEALCFASQCQVEYEIWPLTRIENQLRNQPRRLHQEVPEYEIPGVPQVASQLLQLAVRQRASDIHLEQTLQGTVIRLRIDGLLQPATLPGSFTAPALIARFKILAGLDIAESRLPQDGQLSLEINGENHSFRLSTLPTRLGEKLVLRRLQLLPATLNPQQLGLSEQHLKQVIDVLSQPQGMILVTGPTGSGKTFTLYSLLNQLNTSDKNLSSVEDPVEMPLNGVNQSQINSKAGLDFARILRALLRQDPDVIMIGEIRDNETAEIAVKAAQTGHLVLSTLHTNSTHETLIRLRQMGIAGYLLAASLKLVIAQRLVRKLCTHCRRVSESVITLPVSFGDPCLTHWLPVGCDFCFSGYYGRIALFEILTVQGDLHQAIARDATAEELISITTRQGMQTLFFAGLNAVREGQTSWAEVVRITGGPGESFNIV, from the coding sequence ATGACCGGTTTATCCCTGGATATTCTCTGTCGTCAGCTCCCTGCCTGCATTATTTCCAGGGATCATCAACAGTTGAAACTGGCGGTGGCTACACAGCCTTCTGCGGAAATCACCGAAGCATTATGTTTTGCCAGCCAGTGTCAGGTGGAATATGAGATTTGGCCACTGACCCGAATTGAAAATCAGCTCAGGAATCAGCCTCGCCGTTTGCACCAGGAAGTTCCTGAATATGAAATCCCAGGTGTTCCGCAGGTTGCCAGCCAACTGCTGCAGCTGGCGGTCAGACAACGTGCATCAGATATTCATCTTGAACAAACGCTTCAGGGTACCGTTATTCGTTTACGTATTGATGGTTTGCTGCAACCCGCGACTCTTCCCGGCTCGTTTACTGCTCCGGCACTGATTGCCAGGTTTAAGATCCTGGCCGGGCTGGATATTGCCGAATCCCGCTTACCTCAGGACGGCCAGTTATCACTGGAAATTAACGGAGAAAATCACAGTTTTCGTTTATCGACTCTGCCTACCAGGCTTGGAGAAAAACTGGTGCTCAGGCGGTTGCAGCTACTTCCCGCCACCCTGAATCCGCAACAACTGGGACTGAGCGAACAGCATTTAAAGCAGGTCATTGATGTTCTTAGCCAACCCCAGGGAATGATTCTGGTGACCGGCCCGACAGGCAGTGGGAAGACATTTACCCTGTATAGTCTGCTGAACCAGCTTAACACCAGTGATAAAAATCTCAGCAGTGTTGAAGACCCCGTTGAAATGCCTCTGAATGGTGTCAACCAGTCGCAGATTAACAGCAAAGCGGGACTTGATTTCGCCCGTATTCTACGGGCCTTACTTCGCCAGGACCCTGATGTCATCATGATTGGCGAAATTCGGGATAATGAAACCGCAGAAATAGCGGTAAAAGCTGCACAAACAGGACATCTGGTTCTGTCCACACTGCATACCAATTCAACTCATGAAACACTAATTCGCCTGCGACAGATGGGCATTGCCGGCTATTTGCTGGCCGCCTCTCTTAAACTGGTGATTGCCCAACGGCTGGTTCGCAAACTTTGCACTCACTGTCGCAGAGTTTCTGAGTCAGTGATTACACTGCCGGTTTCATTCGGAGATCCCTGCTTAACACACTGGCTGCCTGTTGGTTGTGACTTCTGTTTTTCCGGGTATTACGGCCGTATTGCATTATTTGAAATACTGACCGTACAGGGAGACCTTCATCAGGCTATTGCCCGTGATGCTACTGCTGAGGAGCTAATCTCCATAACTACCCGTCAGGGAATGCAGACACTATTCTTTGCAGGGCTCAACGCCGTCAGAGAGGGCCAGACATCCTGGGCTGAGGTTGTCAGGATAACCGGAGGTCCCGGTGAATCATTCAATATTGTTTGA
- the hofC gene encoding protein transport protein HofC, whose protein sequence is MNHSILFDWQAVNREGEHCSGTRLVRTRQQLDDFMQTEGLVPVQITRKKTYSARHWRWSDRILFFSQAGTLLQAGLPLADGLNLLASSHPAKHWRSVMLQLQQQILSGQSFSVALRQWPEIFPSVCISLVSAGEQTGKLEYCCMKLAQQQQRQLQLKQQLFKAMRYPLFMLLLTVMISGGMLLWVLPEFAEIYRSSDTPLPEFTRWLISLSDNLLAMLPGILLFWIVLIFGWRLKRKNNLSWQQTEQRWLLRLPLAGVLWQSTILAQIFSILALTQQSGLPLREGLNITGQLQHGGLWHQALENLRLHIEQGQSLSSGLIQQVGFPPLCYMLIRLGEQTGTLDQLFGRLADWYEAQASRTTAELTTSVEPVMLMITGIITGSIVVAMYLPMFSLGEALF, encoded by the coding sequence GTGAATCATTCAATATTGTTTGACTGGCAGGCAGTCAACCGTGAGGGCGAACACTGTTCAGGGACAAGACTGGTCAGAACACGCCAACAGTTGGACGATTTCATGCAGACTGAAGGACTGGTGCCGGTACAGATTACCAGAAAGAAAACCTACTCAGCGCGCCACTGGCGCTGGTCGGACAGAATACTGTTTTTCAGCCAGGCAGGTACTCTGCTACAAGCCGGTCTGCCGCTGGCAGATGGCTTAAATCTGCTGGCTAGCAGCCATCCGGCGAAACACTGGCGGTCGGTAATGCTGCAGTTACAGCAGCAAATACTATCCGGACAATCATTTTCGGTAGCACTTCGTCAGTGGCCAGAGATTTTCCCGTCAGTCTGTATTTCACTGGTCAGTGCCGGAGAGCAGACCGGGAAACTGGAATACTGCTGCATGAAACTGGCACAGCAACAGCAACGTCAGTTGCAGTTGAAACAGCAGCTATTCAAAGCTATGCGCTATCCATTGTTTATGCTGTTGCTAACAGTGATGATCAGTGGCGGAATGCTGTTATGGGTGCTGCCCGAATTTGCAGAGATTTACCGCTCATCAGACACACCACTACCTGAATTCACCCGCTGGTTAATCTCGTTATCAGACAACCTGCTAGCCATGTTACCCGGGATTCTGTTGTTCTGGATTGTCTTAATTTTCGGATGGCGGCTCAAAAGAAAAAACAATCTCTCATGGCAACAGACTGAACAACGCTGGTTGCTGCGACTACCGCTGGCGGGTGTTTTGTGGCAGTCCACAATTCTGGCACAGATATTCAGCATACTGGCGCTGACACAGCAATCCGGATTGCCACTAAGGGAAGGACTGAACATCACAGGACAACTACAACATGGCGGGCTCTGGCATCAGGCACTGGAAAATTTGCGCCTGCATATTGAACAAGGACAATCGCTGTCATCAGGCTTAATTCAACAGGTAGGTTTTCCGCCGCTCTGCTATATGCTGATAAGGTTGGGTGAACAAACCGGCACTCTTGACCAGTTATTTGGCAGGCTGGCTGACTGGTATGAAGCCCAGGCCAGCAGAACTACAGCTGAACTGACAACGTCTGTCGAACCAGTCATGTTAATGATTACCGGTATTATTACCGGCAGCATTGTGGTGGCAATGTATTTACCCATGTTCAGTCTGGGTGAAGCCTTGTTTTAG
- a CDS encoding GMP reductase, with the protein MRIEEDIKLGFKDVLIRPKRSTLQSRSQVELSRDFTFKHSGLSWSGVPVIAANMDTVGTFRMATALADFGMLTAVHKHYSVEQWQQFLQAAPEKVLSHVMVSTGTSAADFDKLKQILSLSTRLSFICIDVANGYSEHFVNFLQRARDAFPDKTICAGNVVTGEMVEELILSGADIVKVGIGPGSVCTTRVKTGVGYPQLSAVIECADAAHGLGGQIVSDGGCSVPGDVAKAFGGGGDFVMLGGMLAGHDECEGTIVEENGHSFMLFYGMSSESAMKRHSGSVAEYRAAEGKTVRLPLRGPVDPTVRDILGGLRSACTYVGAERLKELTKRTTFIRVAEQENRTYNGKE; encoded by the coding sequence ATGCGTATTGAAGAAGATATTAAACTGGGATTCAAGGATGTCCTGATCAGACCCAAACGCTCTACACTGCAAAGCCGCTCTCAGGTTGAACTCAGCCGTGATTTTACCTTTAAACATTCCGGACTAAGCTGGTCCGGGGTGCCGGTCATTGCCGCAAATATGGATACTGTCGGCACTTTTCGGATGGCAACTGCATTGGCCGATTTTGGTATGCTGACCGCCGTTCACAAACACTACAGCGTAGAACAGTGGCAGCAGTTTTTACAGGCTGCTCCGGAAAAGGTACTTAGTCATGTGATGGTATCAACCGGAACGTCTGCTGCTGATTTTGATAAGCTGAAGCAGATACTGTCATTGTCCACCCGATTGAGTTTTATCTGTATTGATGTGGCGAATGGTTACTCAGAGCACTTTGTTAATTTTTTACAACGTGCCAGAGACGCTTTTCCTGATAAAACGATTTGTGCCGGTAATGTCGTTACCGGCGAAATGGTTGAAGAGCTGATTCTTAGCGGTGCCGATATTGTAAAAGTCGGGATTGGTCCTGGTTCAGTATGCACAACCCGGGTTAAAACCGGTGTAGGTTATCCGCAGCTATCGGCCGTCATTGAATGTGCTGACGCAGCTCACGGACTGGGAGGACAGATAGTCAGTGATGGTGGCTGCAGCGTGCCGGGTGACGTAGCTAAAGCATTCGGCGGCGGTGGCGATTTTGTTATGCTTGGCGGAATGCTGGCCGGACATGATGAATGTGAAGGCACCATTGTTGAAGAGAACGGTCACTCCTTTATGCTGTTTTATGGAATGAGTTCGGAATCTGCGATGAAGCGCCATTCAGGAAGTGTCGCAGAGTATCGCGCTGCAGAAGGTAAGACTGTTCGCCTGCCACTTCGGGGGCCTGTTGACCCTACCGTCAGAGATATTCTGGGAGGATTACGATCTGCCTGTACTTATGTAGGAGCTGAGCGATTAAAAGAACTCACCAAGCGCACTACGTTTATCAGGGTCGCAGAGCAGGAAAACCGCACATACAACGGTAAAGAGTAA
- the coaE gene encoding dephospho-CoA kinase (Dephospho-CoA kinase (CoaE) performs the final step in coenzyme A biosynthesis.), which translates to MPYVVALTGGIGSGKTTIAEMFARLGVKIVDADIIARQVVEPGSPALEEIRHHFGPQAILPEGNLDRGWLRQRIFADPASKNWLNALLHPLIQQQTQQLITAITDDWCLWVVPLLAENGLHHRADRVLVVDVDEETQIRRTMDRDNITRQQAADILTAQASRQSRLQIADDVIDNSGSPEDQQQVVAMLHQRYQLLASAKKGSVP; encoded by the coding sequence ATGCCTTATGTTGTTGCGCTCACCGGAGGTATTGGTAGCGGCAAAACCACTATCGCAGAGATGTTTGCCCGGTTAGGGGTAAAAATTGTTGATGCAGACATCATAGCCCGTCAGGTCGTCGAACCCGGTTCACCGGCTCTTGAAGAGATTCGCCATCACTTTGGCCCACAGGCCATACTGCCTGAAGGCAATCTGGACAGGGGATGGTTACGACAGCGCATTTTTGCTGATCCTGCCAGTAAAAACTGGCTGAACGCTCTGTTGCACCCATTAATTCAGCAACAGACACAGCAATTGATTACCGCAATTACCGATGACTGGTGCCTTTGGGTCGTGCCACTGCTGGCAGAAAACGGCTTGCATCATCGTGCAGATCGGGTGTTGGTGGTGGATGTCGATGAAGAAACCCAGATACGGCGCACCATGGACAGAGATAATATTACGCGTCAGCAGGCCGCTGACATTCTGACGGCTCAGGCCAGCCGGCAATCGCGCTTACAGATTGCCGATGATGTGATTGATAACTCCGGTTCACCGGAGGATCAGCAGCAGGTCGTGGCGATGCTACACCAGCGCTATCAGTTACTGGCGTCAGCAAAAAAAGGATCGGTACCATGA
- the zapD gene encoding cell division protein ZapD, translated as MSSVVLFEYPLNEKMRTWLRIEYLIQQLTGSMPVSDPVSALSFFRGIGDLLDIFDRGDMRADLVKELDRQQQKLQSWLSVSGVDTLRVSELQQQLKGQSARLMSAPRMGQQLREDRFISQVRQRLSIPGGCCSFDLPALHVWLNLPEDERQSQVTEWFDSLEPLRESLTSVLELIRQSGNFQPQTSLNGFFQDTAEDADLLRLRLENSSALYPQISGHKNRYAIRFLPMDTGGGEIPPRLQFELACC; from the coding sequence ATGAGTTCTGTTGTCCTGTTTGAATATCCGTTAAATGAAAAAATGCGTACCTGGCTGAGAATTGAGTATCTCATACAACAATTAACCGGAAGCATGCCGGTCAGTGATCCGGTATCCGCTCTGAGTTTTTTCCGCGGAATCGGCGATTTACTGGATATCTTTGATCGTGGTGATATGCGGGCAGATCTTGTAAAAGAACTGGATCGCCAACAACAGAAACTGCAAAGCTGGCTGAGCGTCAGCGGGGTTGATACGCTCAGGGTATCTGAACTGCAGCAACAGCTGAAAGGTCAGTCAGCCCGGCTGATGAGTGCCCCGCGTATGGGACAGCAGCTTCGCGAAGACCGGTTTATTAGCCAGGTTCGCCAGCGTCTGAGCATCCCGGGTGGATGTTGCAGCTTTGACCTGCCAGCTTTGCATGTCTGGCTGAATCTTCCGGAAGATGAACGTCAGTCTCAGGTGACAGAATGGTTCGATTCGCTGGAACCGTTGCGCGAAAGTCTGACTTCAGTACTGGAACTGATTCGCCAGTCAGGCAATTTTCAGCCACAGACCAGCCTGAATGGTTTTTTCCAGGATACCGCCGAAGATGCCGATTTGTTAAGGCTCAGGCTGGAGAACAGCTCGGCACTTTATCCACAAATTTCCGGCCACAAAAATCGTTATGCCATCCGTTTTTTACCGATGGACACTGGCGGCGGGGAAATACCGCCCCGGTTACAGTTTGAACTCGCATGTTGTTAA
- the yacG gene encoding DNA gyrase inhibitor YacG: protein MQEDIVTVQCPTCQKDVIWDELSPWRPFCSKRCQMIDLGEWAAEEKRIPVDDKLSEDEEWSGE from the coding sequence ATGCAGGAAGATATTGTCACGGTTCAATGCCCGACTTGCCAAAAAGATGTTATCTGGGATGAGCTCAGCCCGTGGCGACCGTTTTGCTCAAAACGTTGCCAGATGATTGATTTAGGTGAGTGGGCTGCTGAGGAAAAACGTATCCCGGTGGATGATAAACTTTCTGAAGATGAAGAGTGGAGCGGAGAATAA
- the mutT gene encoding 8-oxo-dGTP diphosphatase MutT — MKHLQVAVGIIRDPVRGIFLAQRSSTSHMANKWEFPGGKIEQSETAEQALKRELMEETGIEVLSSRPVGNADHTYDNVRVTLHFFIVEQWNGEPWGKEGQPQRWVAQQDLQAEEFPPANHQLVGRLVAGEL; from the coding sequence ATGAAACATCTTCAGGTAGCGGTAGGTATTATTCGGGACCCTGTGCGTGGAATTTTCCTGGCCCAACGTTCATCAACCTCCCATATGGCAAATAAATGGGAATTTCCCGGCGGGAAAATTGAACAGAGTGAAACCGCTGAGCAAGCGCTGAAGCGTGAACTGATGGAAGAAACCGGCATTGAAGTACTCTCTTCCCGGCCAGTGGGCAATGCCGATCACACGTATGACAATGTCCGGGTGACCCTGCACTTTTTTATTGTGGAACAATGGAATGGCGAGCCGTGGGGAAAAGAAGGGCAGCCGCAACGCTGGGTTGCACAGCAGGATCTTCAGGCGGAAGAATTTCCACCGGCTAATCATCAACTGGTCGGCAGACTGGTTGCCGGAGAGCTGTAA
- the secA gene encoding preprotein translocase subunit SecA gives MVIKLLTKIFGSSNDRTLRRMRKTVDIINKMEPQFTALTDEQLKEKTTEFRARLEKGEVLESLIPEAFATVREASRRIFNMRHFDVQLMGGMVLNERCIAEMRTGEGKTLTATLPAYLNALSGKGVHVVTVNDYLAQRDAENNRPLFEFLGLTVGINLPGMPAPAKREAYGADITYGTNNEYGFDYLRDNMAFSPEERVQRKLHYALVDEVDSILIDEARTPLIISGPAEDSSELYIKVNKIIPHLVRQDKEDSDTFQGEGDFSVDEKSRQVHLTERGLVKIEQLLVSQGIMEEGESLYSPTNIMLMHHVTAALRAHALFTRDVDYIVKDGEVVIVDEHTGRTMQGRRWSDGLHQAVEAKEGVEIQNENQTLASITFQNYFRLYEKLAGMTGTADTEAFEFSSIYKLDTIVLPTNRPMVRKDLPDLVYMTEKEKIDAIIEDIRERTANGQPVLVGTISIEKSEVVSHELTKAGIKHNVLNAKFHASEADIIAQAGQPSAVTIATNMAGRGTDIMLGGSWHAEVEAQDNPSEEEISEIKAEWQKRHDAVLNSGGLHIIGTERHESRRIDNQLRGRAGRQGDKGSSRFYLSMEDALMRIFASDRVSGMMRKLGMKPGEAIEHPWVTKAIANAQRKVESRNFDIRKQLLEYDDVASDQRRAIYTQRNELLDVSDVSETINGIREDVMTATIDSYIPPQSLEEMWDIPGLEERLRNDFDLNLPIADWLDKEPELHEETLRERIMQRTLENYSEKEVVVGADMMRNFEKGVMLQTLDSLWKEHLAAMDYLRQGIHLRGYAQKDPKQEYKRESFSMFSNMLESLKYEVISTLSKVQVRMPEEIEALEQQRREEAERLASQQQLSHVDSDTAAAAELASQSGERKVGRNDPCPCGSGKKFKQCHGRIA, from the coding sequence ATGGTCATTAAATTATTAACTAAAATTTTTGGTAGCAGTAATGATCGTACTTTACGCCGTATGCGTAAAACGGTTGATATTATTAATAAAATGGAACCTCAGTTCACAGCACTGACTGATGAACAGCTTAAAGAGAAAACTACAGAATTCCGCGCTCGCCTGGAAAAAGGCGAAGTCCTGGAAAGCCTGATTCCTGAAGCCTTTGCCACGGTTCGTGAAGCCAGTCGCCGTATCTTTAATATGCGCCATTTCGACGTGCAGTTAATGGGTGGTATGGTTCTGAACGAACGCTGTATTGCTGAGATGCGTACAGGTGAAGGTAAAACACTGACCGCGACCCTGCCTGCTTACCTGAATGCATTGTCAGGTAAAGGCGTGCACGTGGTAACAGTCAACGATTACCTGGCTCAGCGTGATGCGGAAAATAACCGTCCTCTGTTTGAATTCCTTGGCCTGACTGTTGGTATTAACCTGCCTGGAATGCCGGCACCTGCTAAGCGTGAAGCCTATGGTGCAGATATTACCTACGGTACCAACAACGAATATGGTTTTGACTACCTGCGCGACAATATGGCTTTCAGCCCGGAAGAGCGCGTACAGCGCAAACTGCACTATGCGCTGGTGGATGAAGTCGACTCCATCCTGATCGATGAAGCACGTACACCTCTGATTATTTCTGGTCCTGCAGAAGACAGTTCTGAGCTGTATATCAAGGTGAATAAAATTATTCCTCACCTGGTTCGTCAGGATAAAGAAGACTCTGACACTTTCCAGGGCGAGGGAGATTTCTCTGTTGATGAGAAATCACGTCAGGTGCATCTGACTGAACGTGGGCTGGTGAAAATTGAACAGCTGTTGGTCAGCCAGGGGATTATGGAAGAAGGCGAGTCTCTGTACTCTCCAACCAATATCATGCTGATGCATCACGTCACTGCTGCACTGCGTGCCCATGCGCTGTTTACCCGTGATGTTGACTACATTGTGAAAGACGGTGAAGTTGTCATCGTTGATGAACACACCGGTCGTACCATGCAGGGCCGTCGCTGGTCTGATGGTCTGCATCAGGCGGTAGAAGCTAAAGAAGGTGTTGAAATCCAGAATGAAAACCAGACTCTGGCGTCAATTACCTTCCAGAACTATTTCCGTTTGTATGAAAAACTGGCCGGGATGACCGGTACTGCAGATACCGAAGCCTTTGAATTCAGCTCAATCTACAAACTGGATACGATTGTGCTGCCAACTAACCGTCCGATGGTACGTAAAGACCTTCCTGACCTGGTCTATATGACAGAGAAAGAGAAAATTGATGCCATCATCGAAGATATCCGCGAGCGTACCGCTAACGGACAGCCGGTACTGGTCGGTACTATCTCGATCGAGAAATCAGAAGTGGTTTCTCATGAACTGACTAAAGCGGGAATTAAGCATAATGTTCTGAATGCGAAATTCCACGCCAGTGAAGCTGATATTATCGCGCAGGCTGGTCAGCCATCTGCTGTGACCATCGCCACCAATATGGCCGGTCGTGGTACCGATATTATGCTGGGCGGTAGCTGGCATGCTGAGGTTGAGGCCCAGGATAATCCATCGGAAGAAGAAATTAGTGAGATTAAAGCTGAATGGCAAAAACGTCATGATGCAGTACTAAACTCAGGTGGTTTGCATATTATCGGTACCGAACGTCATGAATCACGTCGTATCGATAACCAGCTGCGTGGCCGTGCTGGTCGTCAGGGAGATAAGGGTTCTTCCCGTTTCTACCTGTCGATGGAAGATGCTCTGATGCGTATCTTCGCCTCTGATCGTGTGTCTGGCATGATGCGTAAACTGGGAATGAAACCAGGGGAAGCTATCGAGCACCCGTGGGTGACCAAAGCTATCGCTAATGCACAGCGTAAAGTTGAAAGCCGCAACTTCGATATCCGTAAGCAGTTGCTTGAATACGATGATGTTGCAAGCGATCAGCGCCGTGCAATCTATACCCAGCGTAATGAATTGCTGGATGTGTCTGATGTCAGTGAGACCATTAATGGTATTCGCGAAGATGTCATGACCGCGACCATTGACAGTTATATTCCACCACAGTCACTGGAAGAGATGTGGGATATTCCAGGACTGGAAGAGCGGTTACGTAATGATTTCGATTTGAATCTGCCGATTGCCGACTGGCTGGATAAAGAGCCGGAACTGCATGAAGAGACATTGCGCGAACGTATTATGCAGCGCACTTTGGAGAACTACAGCGAGAAAGAAGTTGTGGTCGGTGCAGATATGATGCGTAACTTTGAAAAAGGGGTGATGCTTCAAACCCTGGATTCATTGTGGAAAGAACATCTGGCGGCTATGGATTATTTACGTCAGGGGATTCATTTACGTGGTTATGCACAGAAGGATCCTAAACAGGAATATAAACGTGAATCCTTCTCTATGTTCTCTAACATGCTGGAATCACTGAAATATGAAGTTATCAGTACCCTGAGCAAGGTTCAGGTTCGCATGCCAGAAGAAATTGAAGCGCTCGAGCAGCAACGTCGCGAAGAAGCGGAACGTTTAGCCAGCCAGCAGCAGCTTAGTCATGTGGATTCTGATACCGCTGCAGCAGCAGAGTTAGCTTCTCAAAGCGGTGAGCGTAAAGTTGGTCGTAATGACCCTTGCCCTTGTGGTTCAGGTAAAAAATTCAAGCAATGTCATGGGCGTATTGCCTGA
- the secM gene encoding secA translation cis-regulator SecM codes for MIGLFSRWRQLGMRYFWPHLLLGMVAASLGLPVANAQALESGNGADVPANTLFIGTAAPFENLLRIRSTVRRPGVNVDYWHQHAIRVVIRHLSFSLPQLQPETQQQLLPLAVQKIAVLQSLHALLTTRPPVGVLISRPLPEGMRHPSVFNSGLWLAGTQGIRAGPVAA; via the coding sequence GTGATCGGACTTTTTTCGCGTTGGCGACAACTTGGCATGCGTTATTTCTGGCCGCATCTCCTGCTGGGGATGGTCGCGGCGAGTCTTGGCTTGCCGGTAGCGAATGCTCAGGCGCTTGAATCCGGCAACGGGGCAGATGTCCCCGCAAATACACTGTTCATCGGTACTGCTGCTCCGTTTGAGAATCTGCTGCGAATTCGCTCGACGGTACGCCGTCCCGGAGTGAATGTCGATTACTGGCATCAGCATGCTATCCGGGTGGTAATCCGCCATCTGTCATTTTCCCTACCGCAGCTTCAGCCAGAAACACAGCAACAATTATTGCCACTGGCAGTACAAAAAATTGCAGTGCTACAGTCACTGCATGCGTTGCTGACTACCCGGCCTCCTGTTGGTGTACTGATCTCCCGCCCGCTGCCTGAGGGTATGCGGCACCCTTCCGTTTTCAATAGTGGCCTGTGGCTGGCCGGGACTCAGGGCATACGTGCCGGACCCGTGGCCGCCTGA